Proteins from one Hemiscyllium ocellatum isolate sHemOce1 chromosome 8, sHemOce1.pat.X.cur, whole genome shotgun sequence genomic window:
- the galcb gene encoding galactocerebrosidase isoform X3, with product MDKMGLEQVKIIASDNLWEPISWSVLQDTELCDVVDIIGAHYPGTLSSSNARKTGKKLWSSEDYSTVNDNVGGGCWARILNQNFVNGNLTSTIAWNLVASYYKELPFGQDGLMTADEPWSGHYDVQSPIWVTAHTTQFTQPGWHYLKTVGHLQKGGSYVALTDGKGNLTIIIETMTHDHSICIRPPLPSYDVHQQNVTFKLQGSFKNIKALKVWHSKFDFVKNSSTFFNQLSEIKPINGSFSLHLELDEIFTMTTISTGNRGSFPEPPPSTSFPKIYKDNFNVESPPFSEAPNFADQTGVFEYFINYQDPGDHVYTLRQVTTQRPITWANDADQTISVIGDYNWRNVNITCDVLIETANTGGVFIAGRVNKGGEVVRHAEGLFYWIFADGNYKVTNDLRGKIVLASGKSGTRAGKWHTLTLSIQDNLAFGLLNGYPLWKNVRIFQPQNGWAAIGTLAFELAQFDNFYIQAS from the exons ATGGACAAAATGGGTCTAGAGCAGGTGAAAATCATAGCCAGCGATAATCTTTGGGAACCAATATCTTGGTCTGTGCTTCAAGATACTGAACTATGTGATGTGGTCGACATTATTGG AGCCCATTATCCTGGAACATTGTCAAGCAGTAATGCCAGGAAGACTGGAAAGAAGCTATGGTCATCTGAAGACTACAGTACTGTTAATGATAATGTTGGAGGAGGTTGCTGGGCTCGTATACTTAACCAGAATTTTGTCAATGGCAATTTGACTTC TACAATTGCATGGAACCTGGTGGCAAGTTACTATAAAGAGTTACCATTCGGGCAGGATGGACTGATGACTGCAGATGAACCATGGAGTGGGCACTATGACGTGCAGTCACCTATTTGGGTTACAG CACACACCACACAGTTCACTCAGCCTGGATGGCACTACCTGAAGACTGTTGGTCACTTGCAGAAGGGTGGCAGTTATGTGGCTCTTACTGATGGGAAGGGAAACCTCACCATTATCATAGAAACAATG ACCCATGATCATTCAATATGTATCAGGCCACCACTGCCATCTTACGATGTCCATCAGCAAAATGTGACTTTTAAGTTGCAAGGATCGTTT AAAAATATTAAAGCTTTAAAAGTATGGCATTCAAAGTTTGACTTTGTCAAGAATTCATCAACATTTTTTAACCAGTTGTCTGAAATCAAG cccatcaatggATCATTTTCACTACACTTGGAGCTGGATGAAATATTCACTATGACCACCATCAGCACAGGAAATCGAGGCAGCTTCCCTgaaccaccaccctctacatcATTTCCCAAAATATATAAGGACAACTTTAATGTTG AGAGCCCACCATTCAGTGAAGCACCTAATTTTGCTGACCAGACTGGAGTATTTGAGTACTTCATAAACTACCAAGATCCTGGTGACCATGTGTATACCCTACGCCAGGTCACAACTCAGCGACCTATAACTTGGGCAAACGATGCTGACCAAACAATTAGTGTTATTGGTGACTACAATTG GAGAAACGTGAATATAACTTGTGATGTACTCATTGAGACTGCCAACACTGGAGGTGTATTTATTGCTGGAAGGGTAAACAAAGGAGGTGAAGTTGTTCGACATGCTGAAGGCTTATTCTATTGGATCTTTGCAGATGGGAATTACAAAGTCACAAATGACCTCC GTGGTAAAATTGTGTTGGCTTCAGGCAAGTCAGGTACACGTGCAGGAAAATGGCATACCCTCACTCTGAGCATTCAG gacaatttagcattcgGACTGTTGAATGGCTATCCTCTATGGAAGAACGTTCGTATATTTCAACCACAGAATGGCTGGGCAGCTATTGGAACACTTGCATTTGAACTGGCTCAGTTTGATAATTTTTACATTCAGGCTAGTTAA